The Oscillospiraceae bacterium genome has a segment encoding these proteins:
- a CDS encoding MATE family efflux transporter — MKKDEYLITDPPLKALTVFAMPMILGSFFQQVYNMADSIIVGQFVGSSALAAVGACAALTNVFICIALGAGVGAGVLVSRNFGAQNYGKMKTIVSTSLISFLLLSIFLGIFGVCSAHWMMRTLQTPADIMEEAVLYLRIYFAGFPFLFMYNILSTMFTSIGESKIPLWLLIFSSVLNIIMDLWMVGGLKLGVFGAALATLIAQGISAVLSLLIFLYRMRKYASPFHWFDKSELRSMLKIAVPSVLQQSTVSIGMMIVQAVVNPFGTQALAGYAATMRVENVFSLIFVSIGNAVSPFVAQNLGAGKIDRIKKGYRAALLLDVCFAVFAFIIIETMHTQISSLFLGKDGTAFAYQVSGDYMRWIGYFFIFMGIKMATDGVLRGLGNMPPFLIANMVNLAIRLSVALICAPRFGIAFVWLAVPAGWLANFVISYVALRKSWPKDTLA; from the coding sequence ATGAAAAAGGACGAATATTTAATAACAGACCCACCCCTAAAAGCGTTAACTGTTTTTGCAATGCCTATGATTTTAGGCAGCTTCTTTCAACAAGTGTACAATATGGCTGATTCAATCATCGTCGGTCAATTTGTCGGCTCCTCTGCACTTGCGGCCGTCGGTGCTTGTGCTGCGCTGACAAATGTTTTTATTTGCATAGCACTCGGTGCAGGCGTAGGGGCAGGTGTACTGGTCAGCCGTAATTTTGGAGCCCAAAATTACGGCAAGATGAAAACAATCGTTTCTACTTCGTTAATCAGTTTTTTGCTGTTAAGCATATTTCTTGGTATTTTCGGTGTTTGCAGTGCACACTGGATGATGCGCACACTGCAAACACCTGCGGATATCATGGAGGAAGCCGTGCTGTATTTGCGCATCTATTTTGCAGGCTTCCCGTTTTTATTTATGTATAACATTCTGTCTACCATGTTTACATCCATCGGCGAATCAAAAATTCCGTTATGGCTTTTAATATTTTCGTCGGTTTTGAACATCATCATGGACCTTTGGATGGTGGGCGGTCTTAAATTGGGCGTGTTTGGCGCAGCTCTTGCCACACTCATTGCGCAGGGCATCTCTGCCGTTCTATCTCTTTTGATATTTCTTTATCGTATGCGAAAATACGCAAGTCCCTTTCATTGGTTTGACAAAAGCGAACTGCGTTCCATGCTAAAAATCGCCGTTCCATCTGTTCTGCAACAATCCACCGTGTCTATCGGTATGATGATTGTGCAAGCGGTTGTAAATCCATTCGGTACGCAAGCACTGGCCGGCTATGCGGCAACGATGAGAGTGGAGAATGTTTTTTCGCTGATATTTGTATCTATCGGGAATGCTGTGTCCCCTTTTGTTGCCCAAAATCTCGGCGCAGGCAAAATTGACCGTATTAAAAAAGGTTACCGTGCCGCTTTGCTGTTAGATGTATGCTTTGCCGTATTTGCATTTATCATTATTGAAACTATGCATACGCAAATTTCTTCGCTTTTCTTAGGCAAAGACGGAACGGCTTTCGCGTATCAGGTATCCGGCGATTATATGCGCTGGATCGGCTACTTTTTCATATTTATGGGTATCAAAATGGCAACAGACGGTGTTCTTCGCGGACTTGGGAATATGCCCCCGTTTTTAATTGCAAATATGGTTAACCTTGCCATTCGCCTGTCCGTAGCATTGATTTGTGCACCGCGTTTTGGTATTGCCTTTGTCTGGCTTGCTGTACCGGCAGGCTGGCTTGCAAACTTTGTCATTTCTTATGTGGCACTAAGAAAATCCTGGCCTAAGGATACTTTGGCTTAA
- the scfB gene encoding thioether cross-link-forming SCIFF peptide maturase: MIHAYKLNGYNIILDQNSGCVHSVDPVAYDMITMYQDHDKEEIRRFILEKYKDQPDVTNADIDLCFKDIEALIADGRLFAEDTFEAVADQFKRRQGVLKAICLHVAHDCNLACKYCFAGTGEYDGQREIMSYEVGKQALDYLIANSPGRRNLEVDFFGGEPLLNWEVCKRLVAYGREQEKLHNKNFRFTLTTNGLLINDDVIDFSNREMGNVVLSLDGRKVTHDRLRVGRNGKGSYDLILDKFKRFADSRGQKDYYMRGTYTHFNTDFAADVLHMADLGFKELSIEPVVCDPKEDYALQESDLPVLLEQYEILAKEMLHRYRKGDGFTFYHYMIDLDGGPCIVKRVSGCGVGTEYMAVTPTGDLYPCHQFVGDTDFLLGNVYDGVTRPQVLEQFEHCNVYSHKECKDCFAKLYCSGGCAANAYHTTGSVNGVYDFGCQLHRKRIECAIMLKVAEAEEGLKVEY, encoded by the coding sequence ATGATACACGCATACAAACTAAACGGATACAACATTATTCTGGATCAAAACAGTGGCTGCGTCCATTCTGTGGACCCGGTGGCCTACGATATGATCACTATGTACCAGGATCATGATAAAGAGGAGATCCGCCGTTTTATTTTAGAAAAATACAAGGATCAGCCGGATGTAACGAACGCGGATATTGATCTTTGTTTCAAAGACATTGAGGCGCTGATCGCCGACGGACGGCTGTTTGCCGAAGATACCTTTGAGGCGGTCGCCGACCAGTTCAAACGCCGCCAGGGGGTACTGAAGGCCATTTGCCTGCATGTTGCCCACGATTGCAACCTGGCTTGCAAATACTGCTTTGCCGGCACGGGAGAGTACGACGGCCAGCGTGAGATCATGTCCTATGAAGTGGGCAAGCAGGCGCTGGATTATCTCATTGCCAACAGTCCCGGCCGCCGGAATTTGGAAGTGGACTTCTTTGGCGGCGAGCCGCTGCTGAACTGGGAGGTGTGCAAGCGGCTGGTGGCCTATGGCCGGGAGCAGGAGAAGCTCCATAATAAGAACTTTCGCTTTACCCTTACCACCAATGGCTTGCTGATCAATGATGATGTGATCGACTTTTCCAACCGGGAGATGGGCAATGTGGTGCTGTCTTTGGACGGGCGCAAGGTTACCCATGACCGGCTGCGGGTGGGCCGCAACGGCAAGGGCAGTTATGATCTGATCTTGGATAAATTCAAGCGGTTTGCAGACTCCAGAGGGCAAAAGGACTACTATATGCGGGGCACCTATACCCACTTCAATACGGACTTTGCCGCTGATGTGCTGCACATGGCGGATCTGGGATTTAAAGAGCTGTCTATTGAGCCGGTGGTGTGCGATCCTAAGGAGGACTATGCCTTGCAGGAGAGCGACCTGCCTGTGCTTTTGGAGCAATACGAGATATTGGCCAAGGAAATGCTGCACCGTTATCGCAAGGGCGACGGCTTTACTTTTTATCACTATATGATCGACCTGGACGGCGGCCCTTGTATTGTCAAGCGGGTTAGCGGCTGCGGCGTGGGCACGGAGTATATGGCCGTGACCCCCACCGGCGATTTGTACCCCTGTCATCAGTTTGTTGGAGACACGGACTTCCTACTTGGCAATGTGTACGATGGCGTGACCCGACCCCAGGTGCTGGAGCAGTTTGAGCACTGCAACGTGTACAGCCACAAGGAATGCAAGGATTGCTTTGCAAAGCTGTATTGCAGCGGCGGGTGCGCAGCCAATGCGTACCATACCACCGGCAGTGTGAACGGTGTGTATGACTTTGGTTGCCAGCTGCACCGCAAGCGCATTGAGTGCGCCATTATGCTCAAGGTAGCTGAAGCCGAAGAGGGCTTAAAAGTTGAGTATTAA
- a CDS encoding Gfo/Idh/MocA family oxidoreductase: MENKPVTAIIVGAGHRSMVYSKLALTNPELLKIVGVADPDPIRRKKCRELYGFGEDMCFENANALAAKGKLADTVINGTMDEVHIETSVPLLNAGYDMLLEKPFAVNEEEMRTLVDCARQNHSKVMICHVLRYTPFYYGIKERIAAGEIGDIINIQTLEHVSYHHLSTSYVRGKWANSQKCHTSMLLAKCCHDLDIMMWMMAETKPTAVSSFGGKFQFKPENAPADAGTRCMVDCPLVDTCRYSCKRLYIDHPDRWSFYVWDKLEGIENPTIEDKIHLLKGDSPYGRCIYKCDNDVVDHQSVMVQFASGATGTHNMVGGSSAPLRRIHIIGTKGEIYGNFEESKFYVSKIDPSPDAHNGECQIEEVDLNVKGDMVGAYGGHGGGDERLAADFVQFVRSEKPSLACTSIFDSVAGHLCVYLADESRTHGGQPVAVHLD; encoded by the coding sequence ATGGAAAACAAGCCGGTAACGGCCATTATCGTAGGTGCCGGGCACCGCTCCATGGTGTACAGCAAACTGGCGCTGACCAACCCGGAGTTGCTGAAGATTGTCGGCGTAGCAGATCCGGACCCCATTCGGCGCAAAAAGTGCCGCGAGCTTTACGGATTTGGCGAGGATATGTGCTTTGAAAATGCAAATGCGCTGGCTGCCAAGGGCAAACTGGCAGACACCGTCATTAACGGCACCATGGACGAGGTACATATAGAGACCTCTGTGCCCCTGCTGAACGCCGGGTATGATATGCTGCTGGAAAAGCCGTTTGCCGTGAACGAAGAAGAAATGCGCACCCTGGTGGACTGCGCGCGGCAGAACCACAGCAAAGTGATGATCTGCCATGTACTGCGGTACACACCGTTCTACTATGGCATTAAAGAGCGCATTGCCGCCGGTGAAATCGGTGATATTATCAATATTCAAACCCTGGAGCATGTGTCTTACCACCACCTAAGCACCTCTTATGTGCGGGGCAAGTGGGCCAATAGTCAGAAGTGCCACACCAGTATGCTGCTGGCCAAGTGCTGCCACGATCTGGACATTATGATGTGGATGATGGCAGAGACCAAGCCCACCGCGGTTAGCTCCTTTGGCGGCAAGTTCCAGTTTAAGCCGGAGAACGCCCCGGCAGACGCCGGCACGCGGTGTATGGTGGACTGCCCGCTGGTAGATACCTGCCGCTACTCTTGCAAACGGTTGTACATTGACCACCCGGACCGCTGGTCCTTCTATGTGTGGGACAAGCTGGAGGGCATTGAGAACCCCACCATTGAAGACAAGATCCATCTGCTCAAGGGTGACTCCCCTTACGGTCGCTGCATTTACAAGTGCGACAACGATGTAGTGGACCACCAGAGCGTGATGGTACAGTTCGCCAGCGGCGCCACCGGCACTCACAATATGGTAGGCGGTTCCTCCGCCCCCCTGCGCCGTATTCACATCATCGGCACCAAGGGCGAGATCTACGGCAACTTTGAGGAGTCCAAGTTCTATGTATCCAAAATCGACCCCTCCCCGGACGCCCACAACGGCGAGTGCCAAATTGAGGAAGTGGATCTGAATGTGAAGGGCGATATGGTTGGCGCTTATGGCGGCCACGGCGGCGGCGACGAGCGACTGGCGGCGGACTTTGTGCAGTTCGTCCGCAGCGAAAAGCCCAGCCTGGCATGCACCTCTATTTTCGACTCTGTTGCCGGTCACCTGTGTGTGTATCTGGCAGACGAAAGTCGCACCCACGGCGGCCAGCCGGTAGCGGTACACCTGGACTAA
- a CDS encoding aminotransferase class I/II-fold pyridoxal phosphate-dependent enzyme, giving the protein MRLDRALAHLERYPFHMPGHKRNPDFGLPGAEIDITEIDGYDDLHAPTGVLARLQADLASLYGAGASFLSVNGSTCCILATISALCKPGDEILIARNCHKAVYNACFLNRLQVHYVEADFDPTTGFYTRVTQAALDEALAAHPEVAAVVVTSPTYEGYISRLHCSVPLVVDAAHGAHLGLAPWLPGRMEGDAVICSYHKTLPALTQTAGVQVYDSSLAPKIKRYMDMYETSSPSYVLMNSAAKMAELVADPAVFETLQAGLQMLYKLPLQHLRLIRADDPTKINISTLHCNIDGNALAHRLRARGIEPEMSDRIHVICMATVGDTAAGFHLLARALTEIDRTLSPGDWPVAPLPLPPRHLQSWQVPAGEPLPYQQAVGRIACETVFAYPPGVPMIVPGEEITAVFLQAIQAAKNSGTVLHGTAGGGAERICCCVLTKN; this is encoded by the coding sequence ATGCGGCTTGATCGAGCGCTGGCGCACTTAGAGCGCTATCCGTTCCATATGCCCGGACACAAGCGCAACCCGGATTTTGGTTTGCCGGGTGCGGAAATTGATATTACGGAAATAGACGGCTACGATGACCTGCACGCCCCCACCGGGGTGTTGGCCCGGCTGCAAGCGGATTTGGCATCGCTGTATGGTGCGGGGGCATCTTTTCTCTCTGTTAACGGTTCTACCTGCTGCATTTTGGCGACCATATCCGCCCTGTGCAAGCCGGGGGACGAAATTCTCATTGCCCGCAACTGCCACAAGGCGGTGTATAATGCCTGCTTTTTGAACCGACTGCAGGTGCACTATGTAGAGGCTGATTTTGACCCGACCACCGGTTTTTATACCCGTGTGACCCAGGCGGCGCTGGATGAGGCATTGGCTGCCCATCCGGAGGTGGCAGCGGTGGTGGTGACCTCGCCTACATACGAGGGCTATATTTCTCGTCTGCACTGCTCGGTGCCGCTGGTGGTAGACGCTGCCCACGGTGCCCACCTTGGACTGGCCCCTTGGCTGCCCGGCCGTATGGAGGGAGACGCGGTGATCTGCTCTTATCACAAGACCCTGCCGGCGTTGACCCAAACCGCCGGTGTGCAGGTATATGACTCCTCTTTGGCGCCGAAGATCAAGCGGTATATGGATATGTACGAGACCAGCTCGCCCAGCTATGTGCTGATGAACAGCGCGGCAAAAATGGCCGAGTTGGTGGCGGATCCGGCTGTATTTGAGACGCTGCAAGCGGGACTGCAAATGCTATATAAACTGCCTTTGCAACACCTGCGATTGATCCGAGCGGACGATCCTACCAAGATCAATATTTCCACCCTGCATTGCAATATAGACGGCAACGCCTTGGCACACCGGCTGCGGGCGCGTGGGATCGAGCCGGAGATGAGCGACCGTATCCATGTGATCTGTATGGCAACGGTGGGGGACACCGCCGCCGGATTTCATTTGTTGGCCCGTGCCCTGACGGAGATTGACCGTACCCTGTCGCCGGGCGACTGGCCGGTGGCGCCGCTGCCCTTGCCGCCCCGGCACCTGCAAAGCTGGCAGGTGCCCGCCGGGGAGCCGTTACCATACCAACAGGCAGTGGGGCGTATCGCCTGCGAGACGGTGTTTGCCTATCCGCCCGGGGTGCCGATGATCGTGCCCGGTGAAGAGATCACTGCGGTGTTTTTACAAGCAATTCAGGCAGCGAAAAACAGTGGCACGGTGCTCCACGGAACTGCCGGCGGCGGGGCAGAGCGCATTTGCTGCTGCGTATTGACAAAGAACTGA
- the scfA gene encoding six-cysteine ranthipeptide SCIFF, translating into MKRIKTLSSRNLCASAQKGGCGECQTSCQSASKTSCSVANQKCEQLKK; encoded by the coding sequence ATGAAAAGAATTAAAACTTTAAGTTCCAGAAATCTTTGTGCTTCCGCTCAAAAGGGCGGCTGCGGCGAGTGCCAGACTTCTTGTCAGTCTGCCAGCAAGACCTCTTGCTCCGTTGCCAACCAGAAGTGCGAGCAGCTGAAGAAATAA